In Panthera tigris isolate Pti1 chromosome C1, P.tigris_Pti1_mat1.1, whole genome shotgun sequence, the following proteins share a genomic window:
- the CFLAR gene encoding CASP8 and FADD-like apoptosis regulator isoform X4, with protein MQSKPLGICLIIDCIGNDTEFLRDTFTSLGYEVQYFLYLRVDSIIQILRQVACMPQHQDYDSFVCVLVSRGGSHSVFGVDQTQPGFPLDQIRRMFMGDACPSLLGKPKLFFIQNYVVSEGQLDSSSFLEVDGPAVNNVESKARQPVPCTIHREADFLWSLCTADVSLLERSSSSPSLYLKCLSQKLWQERRRPLLELHIELNSSVYDWNSKVSAKERYYVWLQHTLRKKLILSCK; from the exons ATGCAGAGCAAGCCCCTGGGAATCTGCCTGATAATTGACTGCATTGGCAATGATACAG AGTTTCTTCGGGACACTTTTACTTCCTTGGGCTATGAAGTCCAGTATTTTTTGTACCTGCGTGTGGACAGTATAATCCAGATTCTTCGCCAAGTTGCCTGCATGCCCCAACACCAAGACTATGACAGCTTTGTGTGTGTTCTGGTGAGCCGAGGTGGCTCCCACAGCGTGTTTGGCGTGGATCAGACACAGCCAGGGTTCCCTTTGGATCAGATCAGGAGGATGTTCATGGGAGATGCATGCCCTTCTCTCTTAGGGAAGCCAAAGCTCTTTTTTATTCAGAACTATGTGGTGTCAGAGGGCCAACTGGACAGCAGCAGCTTCCTGGAGGTGGATGGGCCAGCAGTGAACAATGTGGAGTCCAAGGCCAGGCAGCCTGTGCCCTGTACCATCCACCGAGAAGCTGACTTCCTCTGGAGCCTGTGCACAGCAGACGTGTCCCTGTTGGAACGGTCCTCCAGCTCACCGTCGTTGTACCTGAAGTGCCTTTCCCAGAAACTGTGGCAAGAAAG AAGACGCCCACTCTTGGAACTCCACATTGAACTCAACAGCAGTGTGTATGATTGGAACAGCAAAGTGTCTGCTAAGGAGAGGTACTACGTCTGGCTGCAGCACACTCTGAGAAAGAAACTCATCCTCTCTTGCAAATGA
- the CFLAR gene encoding CASP8 and FADD-like apoptosis regulator isoform X3 has product MTEIGEDLDKSDVSSLIFLMRDHMGRSKVAKDKSFLDLVIELEKLNLIAPDRLDLLEKCLKNIHRIDLKTKVQKYKQSAQGGETSYISALQASLPNLSLKDPSYNLRLQNGRSNEQRLNVGQPDTQRESVKTSIQESGTSLPQHIQERYRMQSKPLGICLIIDCIGNDTEFLRDTFTSLGYEVQYFLYLRVDSIIQILRQVACMPQHQDYDSFVCVLVSRGGSHSVFGVDQTQPGFPLDQIRRMFMGDACPSLLGKPKLFFIQNYVVSEGQLDSSSFLEVDGPAVNNVESKARQPVPCTIHREADFLWSLCTADVSLLERSSSSPSLYLKCLSQKLWQERRRPLLELHIELNSSVYDWNSKVSAKERYYVWLQHTLRKKLILSCK; this is encoded by the exons ATGACAGAGATTGGTGAAGATTTGGACAAATCTGATGTGTCCTCATTAATTTTCCTCATGAGGGATCATATGGGCCGAAGCAAGGTAGCCAAGGATAAG AGTTTCCTAGATCTTGTGATTGAATTGGAGAAGCTAAATCTGATTGCTCCAGATCGATTGGATTTATTAGAAAAATGCTTAAAGAACATCCACAGAATAGACCTGAAGACAAAAGTCCAGAAATACAAGCAGTCTG CTCAAGGAGGTGAAACAAGTTATATAAGTGCACTCCAGGCATCTCTCCCAAATTTGAGTCTTAAGGATCCTTCATATAACTTAAGG CTCCAGAATGGGAGAAGTAATGAACAAAGACTCAATGTGGGACAACCTGATACTCAGA gAGAATCAGTGAAGACATCCATTCAGGAATCAGGAACATCTCTACCTCAG cacATACAAGAGAGATATAGGATGCAGAGCAAGCCCCTGGGAATCTGCCTGATAATTGACTGCATTGGCAATGATACAG AGTTTCTTCGGGACACTTTTACTTCCTTGGGCTATGAAGTCCAGTATTTTTTGTACCTGCGTGTGGACAGTATAATCCAGATTCTTCGCCAAGTTGCCTGCATGCCCCAACACCAAGACTATGACAGCTTTGTGTGTGTTCTGGTGAGCCGAGGTGGCTCCCACAGCGTGTTTGGCGTGGATCAGACACAGCCAGGGTTCCCTTTGGATCAGATCAGGAGGATGTTCATGGGAGATGCATGCCCTTCTCTCTTAGGGAAGCCAAAGCTCTTTTTTATTCAGAACTATGTGGTGTCAGAGGGCCAACTGGACAGCAGCAGCTTCCTGGAGGTGGATGGGCCAGCAGTGAACAATGTGGAGTCCAAGGCCAGGCAGCCTGTGCCCTGTACCATCCACCGAGAAGCTGACTTCCTCTGGAGCCTGTGCACAGCAGACGTGTCCCTGTTGGAACGGTCCTCCAGCTCACCGTCGTTGTACCTGAAGTGCCTTTCCCAGAAACTGTGGCAAGAAAG AAGACGCCCACTCTTGGAACTCCACATTGAACTCAACAGCAGTGTGTATGATTGGAACAGCAAAGTGTCTGCTAAGGAGAGGTACTACGTCTGGCTGCAGCACACTCTGAGAAAGAAACTCATCCTCTCTTGCAAATGA